A portion of the Pan troglodytes isolate AG18354 chromosome 10, NHGRI_mPanTro3-v2.0_pri, whole genome shotgun sequence genome contains these proteins:
- the DYRK2 gene encoding dual specificity tyrosine-phosphorylation-regulated kinase 2 isoform X2, whose translation MNDHLHVGSHAHGQIQVQQLFEDNSNKRTVLTTQPNGLTTVGKTGLPVVPERQLDSIHRRQGSSTSLKSMEGMGKVKATPMTPEQAMKQYMQKLTAFEHHEIFSYPEIYFLGLNAKKRQGMTGGPNNGGYDDDQGSYVQVPHDHVAYRYEVLKVIGKGSFGQVVKAYDHKVHQHVALKMVRNEKRFHRQAAEEIRILEHLRKQDKDNTMNVIHMLENFTFRNHICMTFELLSMNLYELIKKNKFQGFSLPLVRKFAHSILQCLDALHKNRIIHCDLKPENILLKQQGRSGIKVIDFGSSCYEHQRVYTYIQSRFYRAPEVILGARYGMPIDMWSLGCILAELLTGYPLLPGEDEGDQLACMIELLGMPSQKLLDASKRAKNFVSSKGYPRYCTVTTLSDGSVVLNGGRSRRGKLRGPPESREWGNALKGCDDPLFLDFLKQCLEWDPAVRMTPGQALRHPWLRRRLPKPPTGEKTSVKRITESTGAITSISKLPPPSSSASKLRTNLAQMTDANGNIQQRTVLPKLVS comes from the coding sequence ATGAATGATCACCTGCATGTCGGCAGCCACGCTCACGGACAGATCCAGGTTCAACAGTTGTTTGAGGATAATAGTAACAAGCGGACAGTGCTCACGACACAACCAAATGGGCTTACAACAGTGGGCAAAACGGGCTTGCCAGTGGTGCCAGAGCGGCAGCTGGACAGCATTCATAGACGGCAGGGGAGCTCCACCTCTCTAAAGTCCATGGAAGGCATGGGGAAGGTGAAAGCCACCCCCATGACACCTGAACAAGCAATGAAGCAATACATGCAAAAACTCACAGCCTTCGAACACCATGAGATTTTCAGCTaccctgaaatatatttcttggGTCTAAATGCTAAGAAGCGCCAGGGCATGACAGGTGGGCCCAACAATGGTGGCTATGATGATGACCAGGGATCATATGTGCAGGTGCCCCACGATCACGTGGCTTACAGGTATGAGGTCCTCAAGGTCATTGGGAAGGGGAGCTTTGGGCAGGTGGTCAAGGCCTACGATCACAAAGTCCACCAGCACGTGGCCCTAAAGATGGTGCGGAATGAGAAGCGCTTCCACCGGCAAGCAGCGGAGGAGATCCGAATCCTGGAACACCTGCGGAAGCAGGACAAGGATAACACAATGAATGTCATCCATATGCTGGAGAATTTCACTTTCCGCAACCACATCTGCATGACGTTTGAGCTGCTGAGCATGAACCTCTATGAGCTCATCAAGAAGAATAAATTCCAGGGCTTCAGTCTGCCTTTGGTTCGCAAGTTTGCCCACTCGATTCTGCAGTGCTTGGATGCTTTGCACAAAAACAGAATAATTCACTGTGACCTTAAGCCCGAGAACATTTTGTTAAAGCAGCAGGGTAGAAGCGGTATTAAAGTAATTGATTTTGGCTCCAGTTGTTACGAGCATCAGCGTGTCTACACGTACATCCAGTCGCGTTTTTACCGGGCTCCAGAAGTGATCCTTGGGGCCAGGTATGGCATGCCCATTGATATGTGGAGCCTGGGCTGCATTTTAGCAGAGCTCCTGACGGGTTACCCCCTCTTGCCTGGGGAAGATGAAGGGGACCAGCTGGCCTGTATGATTGAACTGTTGGGCATGCCCTCACAGAAACTGCTGGATGCATCCAAACGAGCCAAAAATTTTGTGAGCTCCAAGGGTTATCCCCGTTACTGCACTGTCACGACTCTCTCAGATGGCTCTGTGGTCCTCAACGGAGGCCGTTCCCGGAGGGGGAAACTGAGGGGCCCACCGGAGAGCAGAGAGTGGGGGAATGCGCTGAAGGGGTGTGATGATCCCCTTTTCCTTGACTTCTTAAAACAGTGTTTAGAGTGGGATCCTGCAGTGCGCATGACCCCAGGCCAGGCTTTGCGGCACCCCTGGCTGAGGAGGCGGTTGCCAAAGCCTCCCACCGGGGAGAAAACGTCAGTGAAAAGGATAACTGAGAGCACCGGTGCTATCACATCTATATCCAAGTTACCTCCACCTTCCAGCTCAGCTTCCAAACTGAGGACTAATTTGGCGCAGATGACAGATGCCAATGGGAATATTCAGCAGAGGACAGTGTTGCCAAAACTTGTTAGCTGA